Part of the Nicotiana tabacum cultivar K326 chromosome 20, ASM71507v2, whole genome shotgun sequence genome, GCACTTTGTATTCTTGTTTAGGCATTAAGGGTACCTTGTAATAGTCAGTTTTTGGAACTGATGGCTTTTTGTAGTAGTCATTCTTTGGTACAGATGACACCTGATATTCTGGTTTAGGCACTACGAGTACCTTATAGTAGTTACCCTTTGGAACAGATGGCACCTTGTAGTTATTCTTCGGAACTGATGGCTTTTTGTAGAAGTTATTCTCTGGTACAGAAGGCACCTGATATTCTGGTTTAGGCACTACGGGTACCTTATAGTAGTTATCCTTTGGAACAGATGGCACCTTGTAGTTATTCTTTGGAATTGGTGACTTTTTGAAGTAATCATTCTTTGGTACAGATGGCAGCCTGTACTCATGTTTAGGCATTGAGGGTGTCTTGTAATAGTTATCTTTTGGAACTGATGGTGTCTGGTAGTAGTCATTCTTTAGCAAAGATGGCGCCTTGTATTCTTGTTTAGGCACAGAAGGTACCTTGTAGTATTTATCTTTTGGAAGAGATGACACCTTCTTGTAGTTATATTCTGGAACAAATGGTTTCTTGTAGTAGTCATTCTTTGGCAAAGATGGTATCTTGTTTTCCGGCTTAGGCACTGTGGGTGTCTTGTAGTAGTTATTTTTTGGAACGTATGGCACCTTCTTGTAATTATCTTTTGGAAAAGATGGATTCGTGTAGTAGTTATTCTTTGGCAAAGATGATGCCTTGTATTCTTGTTTAGGCGCGGAAGATACCTTGTAATCATTCTTGGCCACTTGTAGCACTTCGTAATTGTCTTTTGACACTGGCACTTGATTATATGATGGAACTGGTGATTTATAAGAATCGGGTGAATATGCCATGGTGCAAGTTGCAATCAACAAAAATGCTAAAGCACAAGCAAAATGAAGCCATTGCTTCTTCATTTGGCTCCCCATTGAGAAGATTTGGGTTCTTAGGCTTATTggattgtttttttcttttttgtgtattttgagaATTGTGTAACTAGGAGTTTATATAGCCTAAACTAAGAAAGTGACTTGATGTTTTGGTTAATGCTGTTCCACTAAGTTCTTGAGATGATGGAAAGCCATGAACAAACCATAGCTTTGCTTGACTAATTACATcgtgaaaagaaagtacttttcttgttaaaaaaaaaaaacttattttatatcatgaaaagaaaaatactcatttgttgtaatgaaaaaaaaatactctatctataacataaaaagaaagtaccattaataatatttctatttagggtgggGATTGGAGGCGAGGGGTGGGGTTGTGGTGGGTGAGGTGGGTTggtgggggggtgggggtggggtgggctGGTGGGGATGAGAAATAGGGTGGGGAAGGTttaaaaagagttttggaaaatattctcccttctcttgatagggaaaacattttctccaattggaggaacatatttttcaaaacatttaagctaaccaaattttaaaaaaaaaattaaaaaatatttttcttcataccaaacacacccttagtgtTTAATTCTTTTATCAAAAAAAAAGGGATAACAAAAAGCGTTTCAAAAAGCGCAACTCTTTAGTTATCAGTTTTGTGAAAGAGTCCACTACTGCATTACCTAATTAATTCACGTAGTACTCGTGTCTTTAAGGTCTTTACCTGAGTATTTTATGTGAATTCTTCAAAATTTATACATTAAAGTTGGTAAAAAATTATACATGTATCGATCTATACTAGATAGTTACACAAAGGCATATCAAATATTGTATTTTCGTGTGACCTGCAGGTTATGAGTTCACATCGTGAAAGTAGctactaatgcttgtattagggtAGGTTATTTACATTACATCCTTGGAATACGACCGTTTCTCGAATCCTGCATGAACGTGGAATGTCATATGCAATGGATTGCCTTTGCCGTATCAAATATGTATGTATCTGCCTAAGAAATGTCCATTATTTGATCATGTAAGAATCATGAGTTAAAGTTGGCAGGTTGGGTCCATTATATTATATGTACTTGATGCTGCAGATCCTTAAGCACGACTTATAATTCATCACATCATGGGGCAATGATTTTCATCTTAAAGAAATAAGAATGAATATATCGCCAAGTGATATGGTGGGATGGTCGGATGAGATCCTCGAACTTTAACCAGAGGTTTTATATTTGAGCTTTGAAAATTAAAAAGCTCCTCATAGAATATATTTCCTCTTTTTCTGCGACTTACGCGATGCAGATCTAGCTTAATTAATCAGACTAGTGAGTAACAAGAAAATAATACGGGTactttgatagaaaagcatataATGCTAGAACTTTGTCTGCTTGACTAAGCTGGTTTTTGTGGCGAGGCTGTTGAATTTGgtaaagtcccacatcggtgggttagccatttggttgggaaattttccctataaaagaaggcctaatgtttaggatttaaagagacctctcatttgccttctcatctgtttaaggcatttgtatcttctctctttagtattatttcacttgtatttttggagtgaaataaaatattggttgtgtccgaggagtaggcaaaattagccgaacctcgtaaattctggtgttccctttattgttgctttattgtcttatttattatttggtggctgtcataatttttggtatagtagttgtgacttattcacactatatacatttggcttccgcaacaattgatatcagagccaaggtactatctaagtatgctctgtggttgcagcatagtctgatcttctacatcagaaaagatttatcttggtaactgagtcaaggttctgtctgagtatgctctgtggttgcagcttagtctgatcttctacatcagaaaggaaataatcttgatttgtgtcgtcagctattaaataatatttgtgtcaaatataggagacaataaacaagaagaatctacatcaagtgtcaacaatacgtcatcattggcatattcgcttatgacaagaattgtgtcaaatgcgaaatttgcggtagaaattttttacgggtccggacattttgggatgtggcaaggcgaggttctagatgtcctttttcaacaagggctagatctggccattgaagaaaagaaaccagatgttattggagaagaagattggaagattctcaatcgtgttgcttgtggtaccattcgatcctaccttgctagagagcagaaatatccatacacaaaggaaacttctgcaagtaaattatggaaagcactggaggataaatttttgaagaaaacagtcaaaataaattgtacatgaagaagagactgtttcacttcacctatgttcctggtaccacgatgaatgaacatatcaccagtttcaataagttggtcacagatttgcaaaatatggatataacttatgatgatggtgacttggccttgatgttgttggcgtcacttcctgatgagtacgagcaccttgaaactactctactccatggaaatgacgaagtttctcttagagaagtttgttcggctttgtacagctatgaacaaagaaagcgagaaaaaaagaagggcggagaaggagaagcactatttgtgaggggtcgtcctcaaaatcaaacgaggacaaagaagggaagatccaagtcaagatccagacccagcaaagatgaatgtgccttttgtcgagaaaaagggcactggaagaaagactgtccgaagctgaagaataaggccaaacatagcaatggaaaggccattatggattcaaatgtagctgattgtgatgattcagacttctcattagttacaacagagtcattaacatcatcagacatatggttgatggactcggcttgtagccatcatatgtgtcccaatagGGACTAgtttgtggaatttcaagaaggagaatatggagtcatccacacagcggataacagccctcttacctcatatggcattggttcaatacgattaaggaaccatgatggaatgatcagaacattaacagatgttcgatttgtaccggatttgaagaagaatctcatctctgtaggagccctagaatcaaaagggttcaaaatcattgtagaaaatggagtgataagagtatgctctggtgcactagtggtaatgaaggctaatcgggaagaataataatatgtatcgctatcgtggcagtacagttattgggacagcgacagtgacatccagtgacgacaaagaggcagaagcaaccaagctatgacacatgcgcttgggacatgctggaggaaaatccttgaaaactctatcagatcaaggattgttaaaaggagtaaaggcttgcaacttggagttttgtgagcattgtgtcaaagggaaacagacaagggttaaatttggtacagcgatccataatactaaaggcattttggattatgtacattctgatgtttggggtccttccaaaacaccttcattgggtgggaagcactattttgtaacctttgttgatgatttttctcgaagagtgtgggtgtatacaatgaaaaacaaagatgaagtgctgggaatttttctcaaatggaagacgatggtggagaatcaaacaggcaggaggatcaagtgtattcacacagacaatggaggtgaatagaaaaatgatcatttcaataaggtctgtgaaaatgatggcatcgtccgacacttcactgttagacatacaccacaacagaatggagtggcagaacgtatgaaccggaccttgttggagaaggtacggtgtatgttgtccaatgctggcttgggcaaagaattttgggctgaggcaattacatatgcatgacacctcattaatcgtctaccatctgctgctattgatggcaagacaccatttgaaaaatggtatggaaaacctgctgtagattataactctttgcacgtgtttggctcaactgcatattatcatgtgacggagtcaaaattggatccaagggcaaagaaggctatttttatgggaattacttctggagtcaaaggatatcgcttatggtgtcctatgacaaagaaagtaatattcagcagggatgttacctttgatgaatctgctatggtaaataaggtaagagaagataccaaacaaaataaaggtgcttctaagcaggtggagtttgagggaaaatttatttttcctacacaagaagcagaggaggaaacaaatgaagattaccctctggaaggagagctagtagaggagattccaacttaggaacctcaacaacaacttgaatcaatagcaaccagcaggccaaaaagaacaataacgaaacatattcgtctcatagagacggttgcttgtgcaacctcaattgtagctgatgatgttcctaccacttataaagacgttgtccaaagttcagaagaagataagtgaaGGATTGCCATGAAttatgaaatacagtcccttcatcagaatcatacatggagattggccaatctcccgaagggaaagaaagcaattgggtgcaaatgggtatttgcaaagaaagaaggatttcctaaccaagtagatattcgctacaaagcaagattggtggccaaaggatatgctcaaaaggagggaattgattacaatgaagtgttttctccagttgtaaaacattcctccattagaattatgttggttttggtagcacaattggatttggaactagttcagatggatgtaaaaactgcgtttttacatggaaacttggaggaggaaatctaaatgactcagccagaaggattcaaagttgctggaaaagaaaatatggtgtgcaaacttgaaaaatcgttgtacggattgaaacaatcttctagacaatggtacaagcgatttgacgagtttatgttgcggcaagggtacaaaagaagaaaatacgatcattgtgtgtatttgcacaagcttaaagatggttcctttgtatatcttctcctatatgttgatgatatgttgatagcttccaagaattcggaagaaattgataagttgaagattcaactgaagaaggagttcgagatgaaggatttgggtgaggcaaagaaaattcttggcatggagataattagagatagacgttcaaagaaactctgtttatctcaaaaggaatatttgaagagagtacttcaacattttggcatagatgacaagactaagccagttagtactccacttgcttcccattttaagctaagtactattatgtcgccaatggatgaagctgaacgagagtatatgtcaaaggtaccatacgcaaatgctgttgctagcttgatgtatgcaatggtctgtacgagacctgacatttcacaagctgttggagttattagcagatatatgcataatccaggaaaggagcattggcaagctgtgaagtggattctacggtatattcataatactatAGATGTCgagttagtttttgagcaggaagataaTCAGTCTGtaattggatattgtgactcagattttgcgggtgatctggacaaacgaagatcaactactggttatgtgtttacttttgcaaaggcaccagttagttggaagtctactttgcagtcaacagttgctttgtctacaacagaggcagagtatatggctattacagaggctgtgaaggaggcaatttggcttcaaggattgctaaaggagcttggtgttgaacaaaaaggtatcacaattttttgtgatagtcaaagtgctattcaattagcgaagaaccaagtttatcatgcaaggacgaagcacattgatgttcggtatcattttgtacgagaaatcatagaagaaggtggagtcacgatgaagaaaattcatactacagagaatcctgctgatatgctgacaaaagtggtgactgcggtcaagtttcaacattgtttggatttgatcaacattgttgaacactgaagattgaagatgaagacacaaccaaaatttgttattgagagaaagattgaagatgtggaaatttgccaaggtggagatttgttgaatttggcaaagtcccacatcggtgggttagccatttggttgggaaattttccctataaaagaaggcctaatgtttaggatttaaagagacctctcatttgccttctaatctgtttaagacatttgtatcttctctctttagtattatttcacttgtatttttgaagtgaaataaaatattggttgtgtccgaggagtaggcaaaattagccgaacctcgtaaattctggtgttccctttattgttgctttattgtcttatttattatttggtggttgtcataatttttggtatagtagttgtgacttattcacactatatacatttggcttccgcaacagagGCAAGGAAGAAACGTAGTGAGACATGACTTAGCTAATATATTAATAACTTAATGGATAATTTTCTTATGGATTATTATTTTTAAGGTTTTTAGTACTAAACTTATTTTACTAATATTATTATGAtttcttatttaataattattgaatttttttataagatttcacaaAAAAATCGACACCCCGCATCGAAAATACTAGGTTGGAGTGAATCCGATAACGAACATTGAATCTGCCCCTAGATACAATATCACCATTACATTTTGTTATGAGATAaaagattattgatattgttgcAAATATAAGTTACATGAGTATAATTATGTTAGTCTCCTCGTAGGATTAATTATTTTTAGTCGTAGTACGTACCAAGTGAGCAACCATTGGTCTCCTTGCCAAATCTAGAGATATACTTCAAGCTAATGTTTCCATAACTAAATGCAGTCTATTAATAAGCTTGCTTAAATATTGTGAATAGAGCTCAAAATCTGAAGTAATGCTAGTGAATTACGACAAAGAAGagatgacttttttttttttggtttcccacctGTTCGGTACTCgtattggagcccgactatattcGGATTCGCGTCGTGTAGGGCCCCATTCGGAGGGTAGCGCTCCCTACCAAGGTTTTTTCCATACATAGGGCTCTAactcgagacctctggttaagggagGAGGAGTCTCATCCACTGCACCATGTCCTTTGGTAGTAGAAGAGATGACTTAAccagaaggggagccttggcataACTGTTAAAGTTGTtaccatgtgaccaggaggtcacgggttcgagccgtgaaaacagccccttgcagaaatacaggataagactgcgtataatagacccttgtggtccggcccttccctggaccagaggcggatctagaatttGAAGGTGGCGGGTGTcataatttcttttaatgtataTCTTATAATGACTAATATGAAATTTATTAGGAATATTTATTCGATTTTTTAAATAAGGAATCATACCTTAATTATAACAACACAAGTAAAATCAATATTTTCACTAGGAAATTACATCTAtgtttatatattaaaaataaatttacacAAGATAACATCTTGAATGAGGGAATTACATCAAGCAaaataagaaaattttaaaaatatcttcaatagataaattataccccacaagtatagaattaaataaaatagaagttctcaaaaatcaaaatgataaatcTCATATTTTTCAAGCGCTTAGAAAATTTTTGTTATAATTTAATAGTAAAAAGATTTAAACTATATTTAATAACCATAGAATAACACAAATGTTTAtgatataattttaaaaaagttTTTATCTCAATCGAAAATTCCCATTAAGACTCAAATTTTTCGGATATGAAAGAAGCAATTTGAGATTAAGATGAATGCTTATTTTATAAGATTTTATAATATTGGACTCTCTTTTTTTAGTGTTCTTGTTAGAGACcacatataaataataaaataaaaaaaaatacaaaaaataatgaaACGATAAATAGAAAATTGGGAGGGAGCCAAGAGGACAATGATTgggaaataaagaaataaaaagcaCACGAAAAAGGAAAGTGGCAAGGTTCAGGATAATTTTCAACTTGAATTTTTCACGTTAGAAAAGCTTTTAAAAAGATCTACTAGTCATAGCACCTTTGTCTAATTTACAGCCGTTGGGTGGTAGGATTAGATATTTAACCTAATTTAAGAAAATTTCAACATTGATATATAAATTTTTTCACATCTTAGCGGCTGCCGTGCCACCTCGCGCACAGGGCAGCCCTGAAGAGATGACTTAACCATTTTGTGCCAACTCgcgcaattttttattttttttggccgAAGAGTGGGGATTGTAATTTCGttttaattgcatattttgtGTTAATTTGTATGTATTATTGCATATGATATATTTCATCCACCTTAAGGGGGATAGTAGAAGCACATGCGATATTGATATTTAAAGGTAAAACAGTATTAAATGCATATACTTTGAAGTTTCTCAATACGTTGTTATGTTCTCATGTTTCAGAGAAAATTTTATGAAGGAATTGGCAAATGTCAGACTGATAAGTAGTATATAAATTCTCAACCAAAGGATTCGCattaaatttgaacaaaaattctcagaattcgataatgagacataaaataaaatggaaaaatagCTGCAAATACCAACCCCAGAAAAGtataaataaaacataaataatgAAGAAATACAAATTTTTATATCATGCCTTCAACTCGAGACCCTTGAGATTATGTTGTGTTGGAAAAATAGCCTTCTCGAACCATGTCGAACATGAAAGATGGAAATTTAATAATATGGAGGCGGTGGTGATGGAG contains:
- the LOC107832544 gene encoding uncharacterized protein LOC107832544 — encoded protein: MGSQMKKQWLHFACALAFLLIATCTMAYSPDSYKSPVPSYNQVPVSKDNYEVLQVAKNDYKVSSAPKQEYKASSLPKNNYYTNPSFPKDNYKKVPYVPKNNYYKTPTVPKPENKIPSLPKNDYYKKPFVPEYNYKKVSSLPKDKYYKVPSVPKQEYKAPSLLKNDYYQTPSVPKDNYYKTPSMPKHEYRLPSVPKNDYFKKSPIPKNNYKVPSVPKDNYYKVPVVPKPEYQVPSVPENNFYKKPSVPKNNYKVPSVPKGNYYKVLVVPKPEYQVSSVPKNDYYKKPSVPKTDYYKVPLMPKQEYKVPSLPKNKYYKKPSASHPPPYYYNSPSPPSPSPPLPYSYQSSSTPSPSPPPLYY